Genomic DNA from Nonomuraea rubra:
GACGGCATCGGGCTGCGCTGGGCCCGGGAGGCGGCGCCGGGGGACCCGGTGACGTTCTGGTGGCCGCAGGGGGACTTCTTCACCCGGGACGAGGCGCCGTTCCACCTGTTCGCCGGGGACGAGACGGCCAGCGCGGCGTTCGGCCCGATGGTGCGCGCGCTCGGGGAGGGCGCGCGGGTGCACGGGGTGCTGGAGAGCGAGTCCGCCGAGCACGACCCGCCCATGCCCGGCCCGCACGAGCTGCGCCGCGTGCACCGGCGTGGCGCGCCGGCCGCGTCCTCGGAGACGCTGCTCACCGCGGTGGCCGGCCTGGAGCTGCCCGGCAACACCGGCGCCGCCTACCTGGCGGGTGAGGCGCGTACGTGCCGGCTCATCCGCGACTTTCTCGTACGCGAGCGCAACTGGCCCCGCAAGGCCATCAAGGTCAAGCCGTTCTGGACGCCGGGCAAGCGCGGCCTGCACTGAAGGCCCCAGGTGGCCCGGTGGGCAGGCCGCCTGGGGTCCGCTGAGACTCTAGAGGGGGCGGACGTTGTGGTTCCGGGTGAACAGGTTGGCGGGGTCGAACCGGCGCTTGACCACCGCCAGCCGCCGGTAGGTCCGCGGCGGGTAGACGGCGGCGACGTCCTCCTCGGTGGCGGAGGCGAGGAAGTTCGCGTACGCGCCGCCGGCGTGGGGCGCCAGCCTGCCCCAGAGCGTGTCCAGGGCCGGCCGGGCGGCCTCGACGACCGGCGCCGGTCCCACGACGTTGGTCACGACCATCAGCTCCGCCCGGCGGTGCGCGTAGGCGGTGGCGTCGCCGGGGACGCGGGCCACCGCACCGCCGACGCTGCGGACGGAGATGAACGGCGCCCCCTGCGCCGCCCTGGCCTCCGCGAGGACCGCCAGGACGGCGGGCACCGACTCCTCACCGACGAACGCGCTCCGGCTCACGAACCGGATGCCGGGCGGCGGGGTCAGGCCCTCCACGAGCGTGTCGGCGTACGGGATCAGCGCGACCTCGTCGTCGATCACGGTGCCGAGGCGCCGGATCGGGCCGATGGCGCGGGCGGCGAGCTCCGGGTCGTCGCCGTCGAAGGTGACCAGGATCTCGATCGGCCCTTCTGGGCCGCCGGCGAAGGGGTTGGCGACGTTCGCGATGGAGGTGAGCTCTTCCGGCGCGGTGCGGAGGTGGTCCGCCCAGCCCTGGAGCACGGTGGCCGCCTCCTGCGGCGGGAAGGTGATCCTGCCGTGGAAGACGTCCGTCGTCGGGTGCGCCGCGAACTCGAAGGCGGTCACGACCCCGAAGTTGCCGCCGCCGCCGCGCAGCGCCCAGAACAGCTCCGGCTCCTCCGCCGCGCTCGCCCGCACGACCTGCCCGCCGGCCGTGACCAGCTCCGCGGCGACCAAATTGTCCAGGGCCAGGCCGTGCTTGCGCACCTTCCAGCCGATGCCGCCGCTCAGCGTCAGCCCGCCGACGCCCACGCTCCTCGTGTCGCCCGAGGAGATCGCCAGGCCGTGCGGGGCGAGGGCGGCCGCGACCTGGCCCCAGGTGGCGCCGCCGCCGATCCTGACGAGGTGCCGCTCCTTGTCGATGATCTCCACGGTCGCGAGCCTGGCGAGGTCGATCACGACGCCGCCGTCGTTGGTGCCGAACCCCGCGAAGCCGTGGCCGCCGCCCCGCACGGACAGCACCAGCCGCGCGGCCTCGGCGAACCTGACCGCCGCCCGCACGTCCGCGACGCTCCCTGGCCGCAGGACGAAGGCCGGGCTGCCCGCGGCCACGACCGAGCGGGCGGCCGCCTCGTACTCCGCTCCGCCCGGCTCGATGACGGTGCCGCCGAAGTCGCGGCGAAGGGTTTCCAGCGCTGAACTCATCACGTTCCCCATCTCGACGTGCCCGGCCGGTGCCGGACGACCAGGAGATGCCGGCGAGCCCCGCCTTGTGACAGCACGGCGTACGTGACCTGGGACACACTCCGCTCGGACAGCGGCGGCAAGCTGTCACAAAACCGGGCGGCCCGGCATCTGGTGGACGTGACAGTCGAGAAGGAACAGGAGCCGCCCATGGCCGGCACGCCGGACCACGCCACGGCGGCGTTCGTCGCCCACCGCAACCTGCTGTTCACCGTCGCCTACGAGCTGCTCGGCTCGGCCGCCGACGCCGAGGACGTGCTGCAGGAGACCTGGATGCGGTGGGTGGGCGTCGATCTGGACGAGGTGCGGGACCAGCGGGCGTACCTGGTGCGGATCACCACCCGGCAGGCCCTGGGCCGGCTGCGGGCGCTCGGGCGGCGCAAGGAGTCGTACGTCGGCCCCTGGCTGCCGGAGCCGCTGCTGACCTCGCCCGACGTGGCCGAGGACGTCGAGCTGGCCGAGAGCGTGTCGATGGCGATGCTGCTGGTGCTGGAGACGCTCACGCCGACCGAGCGGGCGGTGTTCGTGCTGCGCGAGGTGTTCGGCCTGGACTACGGCGAGATCGCCGAGGCCGTCGGCAAGAGCCAGGCCGCCGTCCGGCAGATCGCCCACCGGGCGCGGGTCCACGTCGCGGCGCGCCGGCCGCGCGAGCCGGTCTCGCCCGCCGAGTCGCGGGATGCGCTGGCGGCGTTCCAGCGGGCCGTCCAGACGGGCGACCTGCAGAACCTGCTCGACATCCTCGCGCCGGACGTCGTCCTGCTGACGGACGGCGGCGGGATCAAGCAGGCCGCCCTGGCGCCCATCGTGGGGGCCGGTCTCGTGGCCGCGGTGCTGGGCAGGATCGACAGTTCGAGGTCGCTGCTGCCGGCGCAGGTCAACGGCTGCCCGGCGCTGGTCGTCCGGGTCGACGGCGAGCTCGACACCGTGCTGGCGGTGCGGCTCGACGGGGGGCTCATCACCGGGCTGTACGCCGTGCGCAATCCCGAGAAGCTGTCACGCATGGAACGGGAGACCGCCCTGCGCCGCTGACGGCATGACGTAACCCTGCGCGCGAACCAGCCGGCGGCGCAGGGAAGGGGGGCTGCGGGTCAGAAGGCCACGGCCAGGGCCATGGCGGCGGCGGCCTCGTGGCGGAGGAGCATGATCAGGAGCGTGGCGACCAAGGTCGCGATGAGGAGCCAGCTGATCAGGATGATGACCGTCGTGCGACGCGGCCGCCGCCTGGGCACGCGCTCCCCGCTCGACTTCGCCTCGCTGCGACGAACCCGTTCATTGAACGACTCGAGCCGAGCGACGAGTCGCGGGTCGTCATCGACGAGGTGCTGCTCGATCTGGGCCAGCATCCGCTCCTCGTCCTGCGACCAGGCCATAGGTACCTCCCGAACGCAAGCTCTGTGGCGTCTTCCTGCCCAACCATGAAGATCATTAGCCCCCGGCTGACCACTTAATTGCCACCTCTTTTCGGTTTGCGATCAAGCTCGAACGACTGTTCTAATCATGGCATGCGCTGGGACAACCTCCGCCTGACCGCGCCAGGCGGGGCCGATCCGACCGAGCCGCTCTTCGCCCGCGGCGCGGTGACCCGTACGTTCGACACGCCCGAATTCAAGGGGATGACCTTCTACGAGATCCGGGCCAGATCCATCATCAACCGGGTCCCCGGCGCCAGCCGGGTCCCGTTCGACTACACGATCAACCCCTATCGGGGCTGCGGCCACCGCTGTGTTTACTGTTTCGCCAGGAAGACCCACGAATATCTTGACCTGGACGCCGGCGCGGACTTCGACTCCAAGATCGTCGTCAAGGTCAACGCCGCCGAGCTGGCCCGCAAGGAGCTCGCCTCACCCCGCTGGGGCGGCCACCACGTGGCCATGGGCACCAACGTCGACTGCTACCAGCGCGCGGAGGGCCGCTACCAGCTGATGCGCGGCATCCTGACCGCGCTGCGCGACGCCGCCAACCCGTTCTCGATCCTCACCAAGGGCACCCTGATCCTGCGCGACCTCGACCTGCTCACCGAGGCCGCCGACGTCACGGAGGTCGGCGCGAACGTCTCGGTGGGCTTCGTGGACGACGAGCTGTGGCGCGCCGTCGAGCCCGGCACGCCCAACCCGCACCGCCGCCTCGAGACCTGCGCGACCCTCAACGACAACGGCATCGCCTGCGGCGTCCTGATGGCCCCCATCCTGCCCTACCTCACCGACTCCCCCGCTCAGCTCGACCGCACGGTCAAGGAGATCGCCGGCGCCGGCGCCACCCACCTCTCCCCCATCGTGCTGCACCTGCGGCCGGGAGCCCGCGAGTGGTGGCTGAGCTGGCTGTCGCGCGAGCATCCGCGCCTGGTGCCGCGCTACCTGGAGCTGTACGGGCGCGGGGCGTACGCGCCCAAGGCGTACCAGCAACGGATCACCACCCTGGTCAAGGAGCTCGCCGAACGTCACGGGGTGGGCCGCGCCACCCCCGCCATGGCCCGCCGCCTCCCGCCACACAGCCCGTCCCCGCCCCGGCCCGAACAACTGCGCCTCCTCTGACCTCGCGCGACACGCACGGCGCCGAGCGGATAATTCGCTGGCCGGGCGGCAAGGACCGGTGGCAGGATGGCCGGGCACCGTCCGACCACGATCAAGGAGCTTGGGATGCGGCGCCGCCTCGGAATCTCCCAGCACAGCATCCGCACGAGAGTTTCCCGAGGGCTCCTTGATCAAGCACGTCCTGAACATCGGCATCCTCGCGCACGTGGACGCGGGGAAGACCAGCCTCACTGAGCGACTGCTGTTCGAGACCGGCGTCATCGACCGGCTCGGCAGCGTGGACGACGGCAACACCCAGACCGACAGCGGTGAGATCGAACGCCGCCGCGGCATCACCATCCGCACCGCCGTGGCCTCCTTCACCCTGGGCGACCTGCGGGTCAACCTGGTGGACACGCCCGGGCACGCCGACTTCGTGGCCGAGGTCGAGCGCGCGCTCGGCGTGCTGGACGGCGCCGTGCTGGTGCTGTCGGCCGTCGAAGGGGTGCAGCCGCACACCCGGGTCCTGATGAAGACCCTGCGCAGGTTGCGCCTGCCGACGCTGCTCTTCGTGAACAAGATCGATCGGTCGGGGGCGCGGGAGCACGATCTCCTCGCCGACATCCGGCGCCGGCTGGCTCCGTCGTGCGTCCCGCTCAACACCGTGGACGGGATCGGCGGCCGGGCCGCCGTCACCCGGCCGCTCGGCGACCCGTACGCGGCCGCCGAGGTGCTGGCGGAGCGGGACGACGAGCTGCTGGAACTGCTCGTCGACGGCAAGACACCCGACCACGGGACGGTGCGGGCGGCGCTGGCGCGGCAGTGCGGCGATGGCGTGGCGCATCCGGTGCTGTTCGGCTCGGCGATCACCGGGCAGGGGCTGCCCGAGCTGCTCGACGGCGTCGCCGAGCTCTTCCCCGCCGTGCCGCGGATCGCGGAGGAGGGCACGGCGACGGGCACGGCGACGGGCACGGTGTTCGCGATCGAGCGGGCCGCCTCCGGGGAGAAGGTGGCCTATGTACGGCTTCGGGCCGGGGTCCTGCGGGTGCGCGAGCCGCTGACCTTCTACCGCGGGCAGCGGCAGAGCGGCGATGACGGCGGGAATGGGCGGGCCGGTCAGGTGTACGAGGGCCGGTTGACCGCGCTGTCCGTCGCCGGCGCTCCCGGCGAGGCGCAGGCCGTGGCCGGTGACATCGTCAAGGTGTGGGGCGTGCCGGAGGTCCGGGTCGGCGACCGGCTGGGCGAGCCGGGCCCGGCGAGCCAGGCGCACTTCACCCCGCCCGGCCTCGAGACCGTGGTCCGCCCCCGCGTGCCCGGCCAGGAGCCCCGCCTGCACGCCGCGCTCCTCGCGCTCGCCGAGCAGGACCCGCTGATCGGCACCCGTACGCTGGCCGGCGGCGACACCTCGGTCCTGCTCTACGGCGAGGTGCAGAAGGAGGTCATCGGCGAGACCCTGGCCAGGGACTTCGGCGTGGAGGCGGACTTCGAGCCGAGCCGCCCGGTGTACTTCGAACGCCCGGCGGGCACCGGCGAGGCGGTCGAGGAGATCCAGCGCCAGGGCCGCAACGACTTCATGGCCACCGTCGGCCTGCGGGTCGAGCCCGCTCCCAGGGGTTCCGGGGTCGGTTACCGGCTGGAGGTCGATCTCGGGTCGTTGCCGCAGGCCTTTCACCGGGCGATCGAGGAGAGCGTGCGCGCGGCCCTGCGCGAGGGGCCGCACGGCTGGCCGGTGACCGACGTCCTGGTGACGCTGACCAGGACCGGCTACTCCTCGCCGGTCACGGTGGCGGCCGACTTCCGCGGGCGTACGCGGGTCGTGCTGGCGCGGGCGCTGCGCCGGGCGGGCACGGTCGTGTACGAGCCGTGCCACCGCTTCGAGGCGGAGGTGCCGCTGGAGGCGTTCGGCCCGGTCACGGCGCAGCTGGCCGGATGGGGCGGGGTGCTGAGTGAGGCACACAGGCGCGGGGAGGCGTGGGTGCTGGAGGGTGAGATCCCGGCGGCGGCGGTGCACGAGGTCGAGCGGCGGCTGCCCGGGTTGTCGCACGGCGAGGGCGTGTGGTGGTCGGAACCGTCGGGCGACCGGCGACTCAAGTAACCGGTACGAGGCTGAATTTGCGGTATGTCGGGTTTCGGCGCTAGATGGGTATTAAGGGGCTTGGTGTACCAATCAGGTGCATCTCATCCGTTACAGGGGGGATCTCCAATGGCTGACACGAAGAAGAAACCCGCGTCCAAGTCCGGCAAGTCCAAGAAGCAGGCCATCAAGAACAGCAGGCAGGCCAAGGAGACGAAGCGGGAGAGCCGGAAGACCACCGACGAAGGCTGAGGCATCGGCCGCCCGACGGTGATGTGATCGGACGGCCGCGGCCCGCCAAGCGCCCCGGCTGTCCGATCGACCAGTGGAGCTGCCATGTCCGCATACCTGCGCTTCCCCGCCGTCTTCCAGGACGTGGTGGTCTTCGCCGCCGAGGACGACCTGTGGATGGTCTCCGCCCGCGGCGGGCGGGCCTTCCGGCTGACCGCCGGGCAGGCCGAGGCCGGCTACCCGCGCATCTCGCCGCGCGGCGACCAGCTCGCGTTCGTGGGGCGCGAGGAGGGCCCGGAAGAGGTGTACGTGATGCCGTCCGGCGGCGGCGCGGCCCGCAGGGTGACCTTCCACGGCGCCCGCTGCACGGTGACGGGCTGGGACCCGGAGGACCGCATCCTGTACGCCAGCGACCAGTCCCAGCCGTTCGAGGGCCGGGCATGGTTGCACCGGGTGGCGCCGGGCGGGGTGCCGGAGCGGCTGCCGTACGGGCCGGCGAACTCCATCGCGTACGGGCCGGAGAACATGATCGTGCTGGGCCGCAACACCGCCGACCCGGCGCGGTGGAAGCGGTACCGCGGCGGCACCGTCGGGGACCTGTGGATCGACCCGAGCGGCGACGGCGAGTTCAGGCGGCTGATCAGGTTGCCCGGAAATCTGGCCTCGCCGTGCTGGAGCGGCGGCCGGGTGTGCTTCATCTCCGACCACGAGGGCGTCGGCAACGTCTACTCGTGCACTCCCGACGGCCAGGACCTGCGCAAGCACACCCACCACGACGACTACTACGCCCGCAACCTGTCCGGCGACGGCCACCGGCTGGTCTACCACGCGGGCGCGGACCTCTACCTGCTGGAGCGCGGCGAGCGGCCGCGGCGGCTGGAGGTGCAGCTGGCCAGCTCCAGGACGCAGCGCAACCGCAGGTTCGTCGAGGCCGCCGACTACCTCGACAGCGCCACGCTCAGCCCCGACGGCAGCGCGCTGGCGATCACGGCGCGCGGCAAGGCGTACGCGATGGCGAACTGGGAGGGCCCGGTACGCCAGCACGGCTCCCCTGACGGCGTCCGCTACCGCTTCCTGACCTGGCTGAACGACGGCGTACGGCTCATCGCGGCCGCCAGCGACGACGGCGACGAGGAGAAGCTGGTCGTGCTGGAGGGCGGCGAGGGCGGCCCCGGCACGGAGGTGGCCCGCCTGGGACGGATCAACGAGCTGGTGCCCGACCCCGCCCACGACCGGGTCGCGGTCGTCAACCACCGCCACGAGCTGCACCTGCTCGACCTGGAGAGCGGGCGGGCCGAGCTGGTGGAGGCGAACCCGCACGGCCCGCCCGAGGACCCCGCCTGGTCGCACGACGGCTCGTGGCTGGCGTACGCGAGCCCGCTCAACGCCCAGACCACCGCGATCAAGCTGCACCACCCCGAGACGGGCCGGACGGCGCAGGCCAGCGAGCCGGTGCTCAAGGACTCGATGCCGGCCTTCGACCCGCTCGGCAGGTACCTGTACTTCATCGGCCAGCGCGCCTTCTCCCCCGTCTACGACCAGCTCCAGTTCGACCTGGGTTTCCCCCTGGGCACCCGCCCGTACGCGGTGGCGCTGCGCGCGGACGTGCCGGACCCGTTCGTGCCCCGCCCGCGCCCGCTGGAGGAGAAGGACGACGACGAGGACGACGACGAGGAGGAGGAGGAGGGGGAGGAGGACGAGGAGCCGCTGCGCGTGGACGTGGACGGCCTGGCCCGCAGGGTCACCGCGTTCCCGCTGCCGGAGGGCCGCTACGAGCAGGTGGCGGGGCTGAAGGGCAAGGCGCTGATCCTGACCAGCCCGCTGCACGGGGACGACACGCTGCACCTGTTCGACTTCGCCAAGGGCGAGAGCGAGACGTTCGCCGACGGGGTGAGCGCGTTCGAGCTGGGGCGCGACCACAAGACGCTGCTGTACCGGGCGGGCAGCCGGCTGCGCGTGGTGAAGGCGGGCGAGGTGCCGGGCGAGGAGGAGGCGCCGGGGCGGCAGAGCGGGTGGGTGGACCTGTCGCGCATCAAGGTGTCGGTGTGCCCGGAGGTGGAGTGGCGGCAGATGTTCAGGGAGGCGTGGCGGCTGCAGCGGGAGAACTTCTGGACCGAGGACATGGCGGGGGTCGACTGGCCGGCCGTGTACGACCGGTACCGGCCGCTGGTGGAGCGGGTGACGAGCCGGGGCGAGTTCTCCGACCTGCTGTGGGAGCTGCACGGCGAGCTGGCCACCAGCCACGCGTACGAGAGCGGCGGCGAGTACCGCCCGGGCCCCGACTACAGCCAGGGCAAGCTGGGCGTGGACTGGCGGCTGAGCGACGGCGTTTACCACATCGCCGCCGTCGTGACGGGCGATCCGTGGGATCCGCAGGCGACCTCGCCGCTCAACCGGGTGGGGCTGGACGTCCGTACGGGTGACGCCGTGCTCGCCATCAACGGCGCGCCCATCGGCGTGGGGACGGCCACCCCGAACGAGCGCCTGGTCAACCAGGCCGGCGAGGAGGTCGAGCTGACGCTGCGGCGCGAGGAACGCGTCTTCACCGTCACCGTCAAGGCTCTGGCCGACGAGCAGCCCGCCCGCTACCGCGACTGGGTGAACCTCAACCGTGCCCAGTGCCACCAGCGCTCCGGCGGCCGGATCGGCTACCTGCACGTGCCCGACATGGGGCCCGACGGGTTCGGGGAGTTCCACCGGGGGTTCCTGGCCGAGTACGACCGGCACGCGCTCATCGTGGACGTGCGCTTCAACGGCGGCGGCCACGTGTCGTCGCTGCTGCTGCAGAAGCTGGCCAGGCGGCGGCTCGGCTACGACTACCCGCGGTGGGGCGATCCGGAGCCGTACCCGCCGGAGTCGCCGCGCGGCCCGCTGGTGGCGATCACGAACGAGTGGGCGGGCTCCGACGGCGACATCTTCAGCCACACCTTCAAGCTGCTGAGGCTGGGCCCGCTGGTCGGCAAGCGCACGTGGGGCGGCGTGATCGGCATCTGGCCGCGGCACACGCTCGCCGACGGGACGGTGACCACGCAGCCGGAGTTCTCCTTCGCCTTCGACGACGTCGGCTGGCAGGTGGAGAACTACGGCACCGATCCCGACATCGAGGTGGACATCACCCCGCAGGATTACGCCAGAGGCGTGGACACGCAGCTCGAGCGGGCCATCGACGTCGCGCTGGAGCTGCTGGCCGAGCGCCCGCCGCACACTCCCGACCCCCGGCACCGGCCGCGCATGCAACCTTAATGACCTTTATGGCGTCTAAAGATCATAGGTGGGGAAAGTGCATCGGGGATGAACAGAGTGCACTCCGCCGACGGAGAGACATCGGCCGGTGGTGAGGCAACCGTTCTCACCACCGGCCACGTGTGTTGAGACTGTTTCCGCGACCAAGGGGGATATGTCAGGTGCGCGCACTGGCACGCAAGGGCAAGTCGGCGATGCGACGGCTCTATCGGGGATACAACCGGCGCAAGGCGAGCAGCGCGCCGCCTCCCTCGACGCAGCGGGTGAGCATCCTGCTCCTGCACGCCCACGGGATGGGCGGGACGATCAGAACGGTGTTCAACCTGGCCAGTTACCTGGCCGAGCGGCACGAGGTGGAGATCGTCAGCATCCTGAAGGAGGCGGAGGAGCCGTTCTTCCCGATCGATCCGCGCGTGCGGTTCCGCTTCCTGGACGACCGGATCGACCCGGGCCACGACCCCGTGCGGGCGATGTTGTCGAAGCTGCCGAGCAGGCTCATCCCGAAGGAGGAGTCGGCCTACCACCGCTTCAACCTCTGGACCGACCTCAGGCTGGCCCGCTTCATCCGCTCGCTGGACACCGGCGTGCTGATGGCCACCCGCCCGGGGCTCAACCTCGCGATGGCCCAGTTAGCCCAGCCCGGCGTGATCACGATCGGGCAGGAGCACGTGGCCCTGCGCACCCAGCCGGAGCCCGTCCAGGAGCTGATCAAGTGGCGTTACCGCCGCCTGGACGCGCTGGTCACGCTCACCAAGGCCGATCTGCGCGACTACCGCGAGACGCTGCCGAAGAAGCCGCGCAAGCTGGCGCGCATCCCGAACGCGGTGCCGCCGATGGCGGGCGGGCCGTCCAAGCTCGACGCCAAGGTGGCCGTGGCGGTCGGCAGGATGACCCGGATCAAGGGCTTCCACCGGCTGATCACCGCCTGGGAGACGGTCGCCGCCGCGCACCCCGACTGGAAGCTGCGCATCTTCGGCGCCGGGCCGCAGGAGGAGAACCTGCGCCAGCAGATCGTGGAGGCGGGCCTGGAGGGCAAGGTCGAGCTGCCGGGGCCCACCACCGACGTGGGCGCGGAGCTGGAGAAGGCGTCGATCTACGTGCTCAGCTCGCGGCACGAGGGCTTCCCCATGACGATCCTGGAGGCCATGGCCAAGGGGCTGGCCATCGTCAGCTTCAACAGCCCGCACGGGCCGAAGGAGATGATCACCGACGAGGTGGACGGGCTGCTGGTCAAGCCGCGTACCAACGCCAACCTCGCGCAGTCGATCATCCGGGTCATCGAGGACGAGCCGCTGCGCCGTAGCCTGGCCGCGCGGGCGCTGGAGACGGCCCGCACGTACGACGTGGACGTCGTCGGGCAGCAGTGGGACGCGCTGCTCGCCGACCTGCTGGCCCGCCGCGACGCCAAGACCCGCCCGGCCGCCATGCCCGAGCCCCCGTGCCCGTAGAACCGGACGCCCCCGAGCCCTCGTGCCCGTGGAACGCGGTGACTGTCACACCCCGGTGCCGGTGAGCTCCACCGGCTCGGCGATGACGTCCACGAGCGCGCCGTTGCGGTAGACGGTGATGGGCAGCGGCCGGCCGATCGCCTCGGCGAACATCAGCCGCTGCAGGCTCTGCGCGTCGGCCACCGGGCTGCGGCCGGCGCTGAGCACCAGGTCACCGGCGCGCAGCCCGGCCCGGTGCGCGGGCGAGCCCGGGACCACCTCGACCACGCGCAGCGCGCCGCTCTGGCCGGTGCGCCGCCGCACGTCCTCGGGCAGCGGCGCCGGCGAGGTCACCAGCCCGAGGAACGCCCGCCGGACCCGGCCGTCCCTGATCAGGGCCGCGATGATGGAGCGGGTCGTGCCGTTCATCGGCACGGCCAGCCCCACCCCGATCCCGGCCACGGCCGTGTTGATCCCGACCACCCGCGCCCGGGAGTCGGCCAGCGCCCCGCCGGAGTTGCCGGGGTTGAGCGCGGCGTCGGTCTGGATGACGTCCTCGATCAGCCGCATGCTGGGGCCGCTGCGTGCGGGCAGCGACCGCCCGAGCCCGGACACCACTCCGGCGGTGACCGAGCCGGTCAGCCCGAGCGGGTTCCCCACGGCCACGACGAGCTGCCCGACCATGAGGCCGTCGCTGTCGCCCAGCTCGGCGGGCGGCGGCGTGGCCGCCTGCGCCCTGATCACGGCCAGGTCCGACAGCGGGTCCCGCCCGATCACCTGGAACTCGCCGGACGACCCGTCGGCGAACGCCACGGTGCCCGACCGGGCGGAGCCGACCACGTGCGCGTTGGTCAGCAGGAACCCGTCGGCGGTGAACACCACCGCGGACCCGCTGCCCTGACGGGTCCGCACGCTCGCCACCTTCGGCAGCAGCTCGGCCGCCACGGACGACACGACCTGGGAGTAGGCGTCGAGGGGGTCCGCCATGGAGTCCTCCAGATGATTACTTACTTACACATTAACTCCTCATGGCCGTGCCTCGTAGACGATGTTGAACGGGGTCTCCGCCACCCGGCGGAACCGGCCGAACCCGGCCTCGGCCGCCAGCCGCCGGATCGGCTCCTCGCCCGCCTGGGCGCCGAGGGCGTAGCCGCCCTCCTGCGACAGCGCGTTGGGCACGCACAGGAACGCCGAGAACGCGTAGTAGGCGCGGCCCACCGGGTTGAGGTTCTCGCTCACCGACCCGCCCGCCGCCGGCTCCACGATCATCCAGGTGCCGTCGCCGGAGAGCTGCTCGCGCACCTGCCGGGCGGCGCCGAGCGGGTCGCCCATGTCGTGCAGCGCGTCGAACGTGGTCACCAGGTCGTACGGCCCGCCGCCGAAGTCCTGCGCGCTGCCGACCCGGAACTCGACCTGGTCGCCGAGCCCGAGCGCCTTCGCCCGCTCGCGGGCCTGCTCGACGGACGCGCCGTGGTAGTCCCAGCCGACGAAGGTCGAGGACGGGAAGGCCCGCGCCATGAGCGTGGTGGACGCGCCGTGCCCGCATCCGACGTCGGCGACCCGGATCCCCTCGCGCAGCCCCTGTTCCACGCCGTCGAGCGCGGGCAGCCAGGAGCTGACGAGGTTGGCGGTGTAGCCGAACCGGAAGAAGCGCTCGCAGCC
This window encodes:
- a CDS encoding S41 family peptidase, with the protein product MSAYLRFPAVFQDVVVFAAEDDLWMVSARGGRAFRLTAGQAEAGYPRISPRGDQLAFVGREEGPEEVYVMPSGGGAARRVTFHGARCTVTGWDPEDRILYASDQSQPFEGRAWLHRVAPGGVPERLPYGPANSIAYGPENMIVLGRNTADPARWKRYRGGTVGDLWIDPSGDGEFRRLIRLPGNLASPCWSGGRVCFISDHEGVGNVYSCTPDGQDLRKHTHHDDYYARNLSGDGHRLVYHAGADLYLLERGERPRRLEVQLASSRTQRNRRFVEAADYLDSATLSPDGSALAITARGKAYAMANWEGPVRQHGSPDGVRYRFLTWLNDGVRLIAAASDDGDEEKLVVLEGGEGGPGTEVARLGRINELVPDPAHDRVAVVNHRHELHLLDLESGRAELVEANPHGPPEDPAWSHDGSWLAYASPLNAQTTAIKLHHPETGRTAQASEPVLKDSMPAFDPLGRYLYFIGQRAFSPVYDQLQFDLGFPLGTRPYAVALRADVPDPFVPRPRPLEEKDDDEDDDEEEEEGEEDEEPLRVDVDGLARRVTAFPLPEGRYEQVAGLKGKALILTSPLHGDDTLHLFDFAKGESETFADGVSAFELGRDHKTLLYRAGSRLRVVKAGEVPGEEEAPGRQSGWVDLSRIKVSVCPEVEWRQMFREAWRLQRENFWTEDMAGVDWPAVYDRYRPLVERVTSRGEFSDLLWELHGELATSHAYESGGEYRPGPDYSQGKLGVDWRLSDGVYHIAAVVTGDPWDPQATSPLNRVGLDVRTGDAVLAINGAPIGVGTATPNERLVNQAGEEVELTLRREERVFTVTVKALADEQPARYRDWVNLNRAQCHQRSGGRIGYLHVPDMGPDGFGEFHRGFLAEYDRHALIVDVRFNGGGHVSSLLLQKLARRRLGYDYPRWGDPEPYPPESPRGPLVAITNEWAGSDGDIFSHTFKLLRLGPLVGKRTWGGVIGIWPRHTLADGTVTTQPEFSFAFDDVGWQVENYGTDPDIEVDITPQDYARGVDTQLERAIDVALELLAERPPHTPDPRHRPRMQP
- a CDS encoding glycosyltransferase family 4 protein; protein product: MRALARKGKSAMRRLYRGYNRRKASSAPPPSTQRVSILLLHAHGMGGTIRTVFNLASYLAERHEVEIVSILKEAEEPFFPIDPRVRFRFLDDRIDPGHDPVRAMLSKLPSRLIPKEESAYHRFNLWTDLRLARFIRSLDTGVLMATRPGLNLAMAQLAQPGVITIGQEHVALRTQPEPVQELIKWRYRRLDALVTLTKADLRDYRETLPKKPRKLARIPNAVPPMAGGPSKLDAKVAVAVGRMTRIKGFHRLITAWETVAAAHPDWKLRIFGAGPQEENLRQQIVEAGLEGKVELPGPTTDVGAELEKASIYVLSSRHEGFPMTILEAMAKGLAIVSFNSPHGPKEMITDEVDGLLVKPRTNANLAQSIIRVIEDEPLRRSLAARALETARTYDVDVVGQQWDALLADLLARRDAKTRPAAMPEPPCP
- a CDS encoding S1C family serine protease — protein: MADPLDAYSQVVSSVAAELLPKVASVRTRQGSGSAVVFTADGFLLTNAHVVGSARSGTVAFADGSSGEFQVIGRDPLSDLAVIRAQAATPPPAELGDSDGLMVGQLVVAVGNPLGLTGSVTAGVVSGLGRSLPARSGPSMRLIEDVIQTDAALNPGNSGGALADSRARVVGINTAVAGIGVGLAVPMNGTTRSIIAALIRDGRVRRAFLGLVTSPAPLPEDVRRRTGQSGALRVVEVVPGSPAHRAGLRAGDLVLSAGRSPVADAQSLQRLMFAEAIGRPLPITVYRNGALVDVIAEPVELTGTGV
- a CDS encoding class I SAM-dependent methyltransferase, whose product is MNEARLMEFLGKFVNDVGATMAAGGVVIGDKLGLYRALAKEPQLPQELADRTGTAPRYVEEWLRGQAAGGYVEYDAATGRYSLTEEQAYALTDPDGPVLGGFQLAIGALKAEPRITEAFRTGKGLGWHEHDADVFSGCERFFRFGYTANLVSSWLPALDGVEQGLREGIRVADVGCGHGASTTLMARAFPSSTFVGWDYHGASVEQARERAKALGLGDQVEFRVGSAQDFGGGPYDLVTTFDALHDMGDPLGAARQVREQLSGDGTWMIVEPAAGGSVSENLNPVGRAYYAFSAFLCVPNALSQEGGYALGAQAGEEPIRRLAAEAGFGRFRRVAETPFNIVYEARP